The Silene latifolia isolate original U9 population chromosome Y, ASM4854445v1, whole genome shotgun sequence sequence tatttaattaatttaattagtgatggggagggtaattaattagtgaatGCAAGAGATAGGGTAATTAAATATGTAAAAGGAATATGAAAGGCCCTATTTAAATACAACTTTTTCCAAAGCACTAAAAATCAGGGATCAATGAAAATTCAAGAAAAAACTcatcttttatactatgtagattctTGGAAGATGATAGAGATACACATGGTGTATGGGATTTCCATACACAAACCAATAGGAAGATTACACGTGTCAAACCCAAGTAAAACTAGGTTAGTTAGTTTAGggttaattatgtaatttaacaTGTTAAGTTAACTAGTTAACTACATGTAGTTaagtttatttttgtaattttttttaatttgttctGATTTTCgattaatttcattaattattttcattaatataattaaatctATTAACCCGGTTTTTTTAGTCTAATTGAATCAATCAAAATCGATGATGAATGAACCCTATTTATTTCGTGTAATTTTTTTTCCCTAATTAAATcgtcataaaccctaattcgtGCAATTGTGTGAACCCTAATCCAAATAATCAAAATCGTACAATCATGATAAACCGTAAGTGAAAATCAATCCCTaattgaattattaattcgtgcaATTATTTAACCCTAATCCAATTAATCGATTTTTTTCAATGATGCTAAACCCTATGTCAAAATTGAtccctaattaaattattaattcGGGATTTTGTATGAACCATAACCCAATTAATCTAAAATGTTCAACCATGATAAACCCTAAGTTTAAATCGATGATCCCTAATTCAGTTAAGTGATGAACCCTAATTGCTTGAATGATTATGAGTTTTAATTATTTTAcgtattatgattattattattattattattattattattattattattattattattattattattatttatggattaAAGGTATTTTGAGAaactattttataaagttttgaTCCTTCCTTTTTTGAGAAATTCCATTTCCTTAGTTGAAAAGATTGTTAGCTTCAATTTAGGTAggataataatatttaatttttaaattgtacATTAGGTTTCAAATATAATATTTTAAAATATTTTAGGCATGGTTTTAGGAAATATGATTTTCGAAAATCTTATCTTTTTGTTGAGAGTTTAGGTGGGGAAAAAAagattttaattttcgaaaaaacggttacaaaaaaaaaaaaaaaaaaaaaaaaaaaaaccaaaaagatGGATTTCGATCTTAATTTACCTTGGGAAGACGATGGTCTTGATGATATTAGGGTAGATGATGTTGATGGTAATATTGTACATGATGCTGATGGTAATATTATACAAGGGGAAGATGAAATTGTTAGCTTTAACAACTTTAGTTTAGACGATTACTTATATGACGATGGTTGCAATGACGATGTTGTTGGAGCTATCGGTGACGATGAGACTATTCACCATGAGGCTGTTGTCAATGACGATGTTAACATTGATCTCCATGAACCTCCAATTATTGAAGGGGGGTATGTGCAAAAGGTAGCTGATATGCTAAACATGGCGAACACTGACGTTGAGGAAGTTCATCCTCCGACAGAAGGAATGACCTTTGCTAATGGTGATGAGTATGGTGCATATTGTTACTTATATGCCTATCAACGTGGCTTTCAATTTTTTATTAGGACTAATAAAATTTTGGATTGCTATACGGAAAAAGGGGTAAAGCGCCATGGTAGTGGGGATAGCGAACCTCGTTTCTACATGATGAGCCGAATCAGACTATGTTGCACAAGGGGGGCGGATGCGAACAAAAAGAATGGGTATATAAACGATCCCACATATAAGAAATGCGAGTGTTTCGTAGACGCATCCTTAAAAGAGGATTTTATTGTCATAAAAAAAACTAGTCTGGAGCACAATCATGATGATGTCGATCCCGCTAATAGTCGTCATATGGTGGGATACAGGTTATGGCATGAATATTTTAGAAGACGGGCTATAATGAATGATGAAGCCGGTATCTCAATTGCTAAAAATTTCAACACTTTGGTCAGAGAAGTTGGTGGCCATGCTAATTTACCCGTAAAAGAGCGGGATTTGAGGAACATGCTCAATCAAGAACGACGTCGTAGTAGAATTAACGGTGATGCAAATTCTCTTGAAGAAAGATTTATCAAGCTTAGAGAAATCGATCCTGACTTTTATTATTCCATCGAAACGGATAAAGAAGGCAAGCTCCTTAATGTGTTTTGGGCTGATGGACGTTGCAGGGGTATGGCCAAGGTATTTGCTGATGCGGTTTCTTATGACGCTACCTTCCTCTGTAACGGGTAACAAGAAAATTTTAAACTCGTATTTTCATTCAACATTTCAATCGGTTTTTAAATTAATTGTTGGTTAAATTAATCTGCCATGCGTTTTTCAGAAAACgcatttgtttacgtttgattgGAACGATTACTAATTAGTTAATTTTAATCAGTGCAAACTCTTCCTCTTACTACTCGTATAATCAAATCATTAgcttaatcagttaatttttttACCATTAATTAAGATCACATTAATCAAATTAGGGCAATGAAATTGATTAATTTGTGATGGTTATATTTTGTTGGAAGGATGACATTTTTTTTGTATTACAATTAAGTTTAGAAGAGGGTGATGAATCTCTTTGCTTTCTTTGCATACGCAGCACCCCAATTTCGATTGGGTTGCGATGAGCGTGGCTATTTCCACATTATTACGAGGTTATGGGCAAAAGTTCAGTATTTCGGAATCTGTAGATAGATAGATGCTATTGGCAAAAGTTTTTGATGATCAATATTACGAGGTTATGCATGTTCGTAAACTGATGTTTTCCGACACATTATAGCTATCTTCTGTTATTTGTTCGTAAATTGGTGCTTTGAACTGTTAAATGAGAGTATAAAGGCACAAACTTAGGTTAAATAGCATTACCAAATGTTGCAGGAAGGTTTCATTTTGTGATGAATGTCAATATTGACATTCATGTCTCACTTTAAGCTTATTAGGAATGAATGGATGGATTAGTATAAGAACAATTACAATAAATCTTATTTTTAAGTTTTTATTCAATTGGCAGTAAAGAAAAACGAGAATTGATTTAGTTTACGATAAATATTAGTGTTCATAATCTATACTTACCTTAACGGCCGTTTAAAATTGACAGGTACAAAATGCCGTTTACTCCATTTGTTGGTGTAAATCATCACGGTAGCACTATTGTACTAGCATCCGCTTTGATTTCACACGAGGATGCCATTAGCTTTACTTGGGTGTTTAAGAGATGGTTAGATTGTATGGGAAGAGCGTCGTCGGTTATAATCACGGATCAATGCAGGGGGATTGGAAAGGCTGTGAAGGAGGTATTTCCTAATACGCCCCACCGCTTGTGTCTTTGGTACATGATGCGTAATGGAGCAAAAAATTTGGGATCGAATCCGAGGTACAATGAAATTAAGGCCGACCTTAAAGATGTGGTTTATGAAAGTAAAGATATCCATGATTTTGAGGATGCTTGGGAACTTTTTGTAGTTAAATATGGGTTACGTGAACATAGTTGGGTCAAAGAGGTATATGCAAAAAGAGAAGCATGGGTTCCTTTGTATTGGAAGAACATATTTTGTGCAGGTATGTCATCCACGCAAAGAAGTAAGCAGACGAACCGATTCTTCAAGATTTACTTTAATCCACAAACAACTTTGTTTACCTTCCTTGCAAATTACGAAAATGCCCTACGAGcgaaggtcgaggaagaagaaaaattgAACTTTTCTTGCACCAATAAACCGTGTAGATACGATAAGAATGTCATTGTTGAGGAAGTCTTTCAAAGAGCGTATAGCAACTCGATTTTTGCGAAGGTGAAAAAAGAGGTGTATGGGTTAATACACACCAACGCGGAGATTAAGATGAATATTGGGACGTTCTCTCTTTTCGTTGTTACCGAGGAGGTCAAACATCCATTTTGGAAAGCAGGGGATAAGATGTACGAAGTGAGCATTGACACGGCTTCGGGTGAGTTTACTTGTACTTGTCAACGTTTTGAATTTAAAGGAATACTATGTAGGCATATTATACATGCATTGTTGCTAAAGAAAGTGCAGTTGATTCCTGACAAGTATATTTTGAGTCGATTTCGAAAGGATTTGGTACGGGGCTATGAGCATATTCAGGTTGGGTATCACACACCCGCGGAGTCGGAACGTCTTAAGCGGTCCATTGCCGTTACGTTAAGGAACGGGTACTTGTATAGGCTAGCATTACACTCCGATGAGGCTTTCGCCCTATATAATAGGGAATCACATAAGCTAGTGAAGGAGTTGGAGGCAAGTGTTGGTATAGAGACCCTCAATGCCATAGGAGCAGGCACGAATGTTAATCAGCTGTGGGGTCGTAGGAGACTACAACGGAAGGAAAACAATCAACGGTACATGGTAAGAAATGCGACTCCACGTAAAGAAGGCGGATTAGAAGACCCCGTTGATAAAAGGGGCACGGGGAGAGCTCCTAGGCCAAGACAGAAGACGGTTAGGAGGGCTCTTAACGTTGATGAGGCAGGTCCTTCACAACCTACGCCGCAACGGATGAGGGTTACTAGAAACACAGCTCGTAACACTCAGTAGGCTTTGTTTAATTTTAAGTTGTATTAGTTCTTTGTTTAAATTACATGCAAGATTGAATTATTTTCGTTTCAATTTTTAGTAGACTTTGTTTAATTTTTCGTtgaattattaaattaaattacatgcgGGATTGACTAATTTTCGTTTCAATTTTTAGTAGactttgtttaatttttagttgaattATTTAGTCCATTTACTTTAGTTCAAATATTTTCGTTTAAATGGTGATTATACATAAAACGAAATAAATTTGTGTCAGCTGTAGAACAGGTAATTCGATTTAAATTCAAATTTGTTTCAGCTATAAAACGTAATAAATTTGTGTAATTGTTGTGCTGATACCCCTTGCTCAATTGGTTACTAGACTAGCTGCAAAAACTAACCCCCCTTCTAATGCTTCgcgggttcgacccttactaacaacatttttttgctttttttgccttatttttctttttattccttTTGTCCAtttttttgcctttttttttcgttttttcccTCTTGTTTATTATACACGTAAAATTATACACGCAAAATTATACGCTTAAAAATTATACGCTAAAAAATTTATACGCTTAAAAATTTTATACGCTTACAAAAATTATACGCTAAAAAATTTATACGCTTACAAAATTATACGATTTTTAATGACTTGAAAAGACGAGATTTTGCTGCCCAATTACTAAGATTGATCATTATCTTTACAAGATAATGATTATGTGCATCTCCATACTCAACCTAAATCAAATAATTGTGCATGTGATGATTATGTTCATCTCCATACTCAACCATGGAGGGTTTACACTTGGTAAACAACATGCCAAATCGAAATTGAACTTAAATTAGCGGGATTACAAGCGACAATGAACGATTATAAGCAAATTACAACCATCAGATTAAATCGAAATTGaacaaaaaatcaaaatttaacaAAATTGAACCAAATTAGCGAAAATACCATCCGATTATTCTGATTAAAAGACGGAAAACCATCAGATTATGCCGATTACAACCAATTTACAACCCTACATCCGATTACAACCAATTTACAACCCTACATCCGAGACTAGACGGCAGATTATACAACCCGTTTACATCAATTAGGCCGCcatgcaaaaaaaaattaaaagagcaGTTTGTACAACTTTCTACTCCAACTAAATCATGATTACCCTTGCATGCAACATTAGATTGATCATTATCTACCAAAACCAAATCCTATTGCATGCAATCAGATTGGGCCAAAATTTTTACCAAAATGAAATCCGATTGCATGCAATCGGATTACAGTTTTCGTACTAATAATTAAAACGCAACTAAAGGATAACCTAATATACGATTTTATATAATTAAAAACCTATTTTACATAACCCGTTGCTAGTATAACCATCCATGGCCTCATGCAAGTCCATGTTTCTTTCGGAACTTCTGGTCTTGGTACTCTGCCCATCCACGGCCCCATGCCTTGCAAACCGCTACTAGTGAACCACGATCCCACGAGTAACACCATGGAATGATTTCGTGCACAACCAAATCGTTGCATGCAGCAACTTGAAATTGTGCGGTATTCCCGTGGGTAGAACCAATACCGACAGAAGACGATCCCATGAGATCTTTAATGGCTTTTGGTAGAGGAGGACGATAAGGGGCAGGACAGTAAATTGTCCAATTAGGTTCCCCTTGGTTAGCCATTGATTTTGATAAGATGGttttgaggaaaaaaaaaattagggttaaggagagggttttttagagaggaaacTGTTGAAGGAGAGAAATGAAGATGAATACTGGGAAAGAAGGAAGTTGAAGGGGGGATATGGTTAGATTTATAGGAAGAGTTTTACCCatttttacctttttttcttttacgTTTAacttgtttaccttttttttctttatttttttttctttttcgttgacaacctttttttttttttgataaatcagaaataataataataataattggaccaaaaaaaatattaaaaaaaatagagATATTAGACTATTGTATGATTATATGATAATTACCTATGATGGGTATACGCTTAGTACATTTTTTCATGAAATAGTTAAACTAATGTATGATTATATGATCGGTATCGCTGTGTACATTATTAACATTACGTAGTTATAATGATCGGAACTCCAAATCCTAAACCCTAGAAACCCTAACCCCTAAACCAGAACCCTAGAAACCCTAACCCCTAAAACTGAACCATAAACCCTAATCCCTAAAAATCCAAACCCTATACACTCGTATCTTACGTTTTCGTGACATTTTTAAAAATTTGCGCACATTGTGTTAGACTAagtacattacaaaaccaattaCATAAAATGTCAAAAACATATATGATCGTTATCGGTAACTACATATTTAAATGAAATTGTTATACTAACAAAGTGATGATCACTATACCTACGTAATTAGGTTTTAACATGAAATAGTTAAAATAATCTATGATCGGTATAGTTTTATACTTTTTAACATGAAAAACATATATTAAGCTATAATCGAAACTACTTAgtacctaattacataaaatgtcgatagtaagctacaatcggaactagttagttgctaattacataaaatagcgatagtaagctataatcggaactagttagtacctaattacataaaatgtcgatagtaagctacaatcggaactagttagttgctaattacataaaatagcgatagtaagctataatcggaactagttagtacctaattacataaaatgtcgatagtaagctacaatcggaactagttagttgctaattacataaaatagctagtaagctataatcggaactagttagtacctaattacataaaatgtcgatagtaagctacaatcggaactagttagttgctaattacataaaatagtgatagtaagctataatcggaactagttagtacctaattacataaaatgtcgatagtaagctacaatcggaactagttagttgctaattacataaaatagcgatagtaagctataatcggaactagttagtacctaattacataaaatAGCGATAGTAAGCTACAATCGGAACTAGTTAGTTGCTAATTACATACAATCAAACTTAGAAACCCTAAACACTATAAtctaaaccccaaaccctataTTTTATACCCAAAACCCTATATTCTAAACCCTAAATCCTATattctaaaccctaaaccctatattcTAAACCCAAACCAGTAAATTCAGTTTTGCGCCAATTCAAAATTTATAACTTAGTTTAAATTTAAATTATTCAAATTTGCGCCAATGGTGTCAAATTAGGTCAAAATAAAATCAAAGCCAGTTTAATTTTATTGAATTAGCTATATATATTTCTTATATACAAATATTCAATTCTAATTATTTCTTATTTAAATACATTTTTACCTAAATATATTAACACTAAAAATCCCAATTATATACATAATTGACAATCGATAAGATATAGGATTAATAAACTTTAGAATTTAGGGTACTTGCACGTCCAATTAGGGTCAATTCAGTTTATAGCTTAAGAGTGTTTAAAATTTAGGTTACAATTTTCTTATTATGTTATATTTTTAAATTCACAATCAATTACGAAAACAATTAGGCCGAATATTTTGATGCATAAAATCAGTTACACATACAATATTTTAGGAAACAAAATAATAATCACATAAGTATTTACCATTAACACGATAATAATTTAGGCAATTTACAATTTGCcgtttttaaaaccctaattagaaCCAAACACTACTAATTTCCAATTTTACGCCATATATTAAAACCTAATTAAAACAACtgataaaatgaaatgaaatgaaaacatAAACGTGCTGATACCCCTGCTTAATTGGTTACTTGTATAATTCGTCTAATCTAGTTACCCCGTGTTCGAACCTCACAAACAACAAATTTTACAACTATTTTTTTTATGCTT is a genomic window containing:
- the LOC141628608 gene encoding protein FAR1-RELATED SEQUENCE 6-like; translated protein: MPFTPFVGVNHHGSTIVLASALISHEDAISFTWVFKRWLDCMGRASSVIITDQCRGIGKAVKEVFPNTPHRLCLWYMMRNGAKNLGSNPRYNEIKADLKDVVYESKDIHDFEDAWELFVVKYGLREHSWVKEVYAKREAWVPLYWKNIFCAGMSSTQRSKQTNRFFKIYFNPQTTLFTFLANYENALRAKVEEEEKLNFSCTNKPCRYDKNVIVEEVFQRAYSNSIFAKVKKEVYGLIHTNAEIKMNIGTFSLFVVTEEVKHPFWKAGDKMYEVSIDTASGEFTCTCQRFEFKGILCRHIIHALLLKKVQLIPDKYILSRFRKDLVRGYEHIQVGYHTPAESERLKRSIAVTLRNGYLYRLALHSDEAFALYNRESHKLVKELEASVGIETLNAIGAGTNVNQLWGRRRLQRKENNQRYMVRNATPRKEGGLEDPVDKRGTGRAPRPRQKTVRRALNVDEAGPSQPTPQRMRVTRNTARNTQ